A window of Ruminococcus champanellensis 18P13 = JCM 17042 contains these coding sequences:
- a CDS encoding NAD(P)/FAD-dependent oxidoreductase has product MKQVVIIGAGPAGLTAAYELLKANEDYQVTILEESNTIGGISRTVKYNGKRMDIGGHRFFSKDARVTKWWEEIMPTQGALPYDYKKLGRQIETVPGGPDPETTDRVMLVRNRVSRIYYQKKFFDYPISMKPQTFKNMGLSATIKAGCSYMKSTVSKQEETSLENFYINRFGKVLYSMFFEGYTEKLWGRHPREISASWGAQRVKGLSIKAVIKDMFGKILPSGNKKEVETSLIEEFYYPKFGPGQLWETVADLIREMGGVIRMNCAVHAVHTENGKIVSLGYTDENGTEQTIAGDYFLSSMPVKDLIASMQSTPDAVPADIAQIAAGLPYRDFVTVGLLVDKLNLVNGTDIKTLGNITPDCWIYVQDVGVKLGRIQIFNNWSPYMLPDPEHHVWIGLEYFCNEGDDFWNMSDKDCTEFAIMELIKMGVIHSAANVQDSHRERVKKAYPAYFDTYDHMDDLIAYLNRYDNLFCIGRNGQHRYNNMDHSMATAFEAVDNIRKGITDKNNVWNVNTEQEYHEAKQTEPSAQ; this is encoded by the coding sequence ATGAAGCAGGTTGTAATCATCGGCGCAGGGCCTGCCGGACTGACGGCGGCTTATGAATTGCTCAAGGCAAATGAGGACTACCAGGTCACCATCCTGGAGGAAAGCAACACCATCGGCGGTATTTCCCGGACGGTCAAGTATAACGGCAAGCGCATGGACATCGGCGGACACCGGTTCTTCTCCAAGGATGCCCGTGTCACCAAGTGGTGGGAGGAGATCATGCCCACCCAGGGTGCTTTGCCCTATGACTACAAAAAGCTGGGCAGGCAGATCGAAACCGTACCCGGCGGCCCTGATCCGGAAACCACCGACCGGGTCATGCTGGTGCGGAACCGGGTATCCCGGATCTACTACCAGAAAAAATTCTTTGACTACCCCATCAGCATGAAGCCCCAGACCTTCAAGAACATGGGCTTGTCCGCCACCATCAAGGCAGGATGCAGCTACATGAAGTCCACCGTCAGCAAGCAGGAAGAAACCTCCCTGGAGAATTTCTACATCAACCGCTTCGGCAAGGTGCTGTACTCCATGTTCTTTGAGGGCTACACCGAAAAGCTCTGGGGCAGACATCCCCGTGAGATCTCCGCCTCCTGGGGGGCGCAGCGTGTCAAGGGTCTGTCCATCAAGGCAGTCATCAAGGATATGTTCGGCAAGATCCTGCCCTCCGGCAACAAAAAAGAAGTGGAGACTTCCCTGATCGAGGAATTCTACTACCCGAAGTTCGGCCCCGGTCAGTTGTGGGAAACCGTAGCGGATCTGATCCGGGAAATGGGCGGAGTGATTCGCATGAACTGCGCCGTACATGCAGTACATACCGAAAACGGAAAGATCGTTTCCCTGGGATACACCGATGAAAACGGCACGGAGCAGACCATTGCCGGAGATTATTTCCTGTCCTCCATGCCCGTAAAGGATCTGATTGCCAGCATGCAGTCCACACCGGATGCAGTGCCGGCGGACATTGCCCAGATTGCTGCCGGGCTCCCCTACCGGGATTTCGTCACCGTAGGTCTGCTGGTGGACAAGCTGAACCTGGTCAACGGCACGGATATCAAGACCCTGGGGAACATTACCCCGGACTGCTGGATCTATGTCCAGGACGTAGGCGTGAAGCTGGGCAGAATCCAGATCTTCAACAATTGGTCCCCCTATATGCTGCCGGATCCGGAGCATCATGTGTGGATCGGTCTGGAATACTTCTGCAATGAGGGAGACGACTTCTGGAATATGAGTGACAAGGACTGCACGGAGTTTGCCATCATGGAACTGATCAAAATGGGCGTGATCCACAGTGCAGCCAACGTGCAGGATTCCCACCGGGAACGGGTCAAGAAGGCATACCCGGCATACTTTGACACCTACGATCACATGGATGACCTGATCGCATATCTGAACCGGTATGACAATCTGTTCTGCATCGGCAGAAACGGACAGCACCGGTACAACAACATGGATCACTCCATGGCGACCGCCTTTGAAGCAGTGGACAACATCCGCAAGGGCATCACCGACAAAAACAACGTTTGGAATGTCAATACCGAGCAGGAATATCACGAGGCAAAGCAGACGGAGCCGTCTGCACAGTAA
- a CDS encoding GtrA family protein yields MKELLGCIRRLDWKGLMITPSDNLFIQLFRYAFVGGLAFVADFGTLALLYHKFGVNEYLATAIAFVMGLIVNFILSKLLVFTTGAKVKSTVLEFLSYTVIGIIGLGLTEAIIWLGTVPLHIPVLVAKVIAAVLVLIWNFAARKIFLYGGKA; encoded by the coding sequence ATGAAGGAGTTGCTTGGCTGTATCCGCAGGCTGGACTGGAAGGGATTGATGATCACCCCGTCGGACAACCTGTTCATTCAGCTGTTCCGTTATGCATTTGTTGGCGGTCTTGCATTCGTTGCCGACTTTGGCACCCTGGCACTGCTGTACCACAAATTCGGCGTCAATGAATATCTGGCAACGGCAATCGCCTTTGTGATGGGGCTGATCGTCAACTTCATCCTCTCCAAGCTCCTGGTATTCACCACCGGGGCAAAGGTAAAAAGCACAGTGCTGGAGTTCCTCTCCTACACCGTCATCGGTATCATCGGGCTGGGTCTGACGGAAGCCATCATCTGGCTCGGCACGGTACCCCTGCACATCCCGGTTCTGGTTGCAAAGGTCATTGCGGCGGTTCTGGTTCTGATCTGGAACTTTGCCGCACGAAAAATATTTCTGTACGGAGGAAAAGCATGA
- a CDS encoding DUF4364 family protein, translating into MEHNTADLTNIELNDLHLINILLCYLLYRIKEPVTPDALYDIAVSTGIINYFYYQDSLDFLTKNGSLELKPDKKGKACYMLTPQGELCALRLKQYVPKIFRDKLVLAALRYIARQKYENEVRITYEPMDKGYYVHLRCLDTGDDLLDMKMFAPDLRQAKLLGERIMKNPLGFYGKILDIALQNEEEPYDLSDN; encoded by the coding sequence ATGGAACACAACACTGCCGATCTGACCAACATTGAGCTGAACGATCTGCATCTGATCAACATCCTGCTGTGTTATCTGCTCTATCGGATCAAGGAGCCGGTCACACCGGATGCCCTATACGACATCGCCGTTTCCACCGGCATCATCAACTATTTCTACTACCAGGATTCCCTGGATTTTCTCACAAAAAACGGCTCTCTGGAGTTAAAGCCGGACAAAAAGGGGAAAGCCTGCTATATGCTGACCCCCCAGGGGGAGCTTTGCGCACTGCGGCTCAAGCAGTATGTGCCTAAGATCTTTCGGGACAAGCTGGTGCTGGCAGCGCTTCGGTACATCGCCCGTCAGAAGTATGAAAACGAGGTGCGGATCACCTACGAGCCCATGGACAAGGGGTATTACGTTCACCTGCGCTGTCTGGATACCGGGGACGATCTGCTGGATATGAAAATGTTTGCGCCGGATCTGCGGCAGGCCAAGCTGCTGGGAGAACGGATCATGAAAAACCCCCTGGGCTTTTACGGCAAGATCCTGGACATCGCCCTGCAAAATGAAGAAGAACCCTACGATCTGAGCGACAATTAA
- the aroC gene encoding chorismate synthase, with amino-acid sequence MSSLWNNRISISLFGESHGTAIGVVIDNLPPGESIDLEEIARFLARRAPKKDGTTTSRAELDIPQIMSGLYHNKTTGTPLCAMIMNTDTHSVDYSNLSKLARPGHADYTGALRYRGFNDVRGGGHFSGRLTAPLCFAGAVCGQILERRGIYTGAHIASIHGIKDAVFDRTNVTKEDLLAVRYKGFPVINTEQGEKMREDIQNARLGQESLGGIIECASVNVPAGIGSPMFDGLENTISQLVFGIPAVKGIEFGAGFLTGEMVGSQNNDEFYVDENGHVKTRTNNHGGILGGISSGMPITLRVAIKPTPSIARPQATVDYSAMKNEVVNIHGRHDPCIVPRAVPCVEAAVNLALLSHMLDYPNFT; translated from the coding sequence ATGTCATCTCTTTGGAATAACCGCATTTCCATCTCTTTATTCGGCGAATCCCACGGCACAGCCATCGGCGTGGTGATCGACAATCTCCCTCCGGGGGAATCCATCGACCTGGAGGAGATCGCACGCTTTCTGGCTCGCAGAGCGCCGAAAAAGGACGGGACTACCACGTCCCGGGCGGAACTGGATATTCCACAGATCATGTCCGGTCTGTACCACAACAAAACCACCGGCACGCCTCTGTGCGCCATGATCATGAACACAGACACCCACTCGGTGGATTACTCCAACCTGTCCAAGCTCGCCCGGCCGGGACATGCGGACTATACCGGCGCCCTCCGGTACCGGGGCTTCAATGATGTGCGGGGCGGCGGACATTTTTCCGGCAGACTGACAGCTCCCCTGTGCTTTGCCGGGGCAGTCTGCGGGCAGATTCTGGAACGTCGGGGCATCTACACCGGCGCCCACATTGCCTCCATTCACGGCATCAAGGATGCGGTATTTGACAGAACCAACGTGACCAAGGAGGATCTGCTGGCAGTGCGCTACAAGGGCTTCCCGGTCATCAATACGGAACAGGGCGAAAAAATGCGGGAGGATATCCAGAACGCCCGGCTGGGGCAGGAATCCCTGGGAGGCATCATCGAATGCGCCAGCGTGAACGTACCTGCCGGCATCGGTTCCCCCATGTTTGACGGACTGGAAAACACCATTTCCCAGCTGGTATTCGGCATTCCTGCGGTAAAGGGCATCGAATTCGGTGCAGGCTTCCTGACCGGAGAAATGGTGGGCAGTCAGAACAACGATGAATTTTATGTGGACGAAAACGGTCACGTCAAGACCCGTACCAATAACCACGGGGGCATTCTGGGCGGCATCTCCTCCGGTATGCCCATTACCCTTCGGGTGGCTATCAAGCCCACGCCTTCCATTGCCCGGCCCCAGGCCACTGTGGACTACAGCGCCATGAAAAATGAAGTGGTCAACATTCACGGCAGACACGATCCCTGCATCGTGCCCCGGGCTGTGCCCTGCGTAGAGGCGGCGGTGAACCTGGCGCTGCTGTCCCATATGCTGGATTATCCCAATTTCACTTGA